GGATCGCGCAGCGTTTGCGGCGCATACAGATGCTGGAAGCCGGTGAGGAACAGAAACAGGGCGGAGCCGGAAATAAACATGCTTTGCGCCAGCGCCGCCAGCGACTCCGCCTTGCCGTGGCCAAAGGTGTGCTCGGCATCGGCTGGCTGCAGTGAATAGCGCACCACCAAAAGGTTGGTCAGCGAGGCGGCGATATCGACCAGCGAATCCACCAGCGCCGCCAGCAGGCTGACCGAACCGGTGTGGTACCAGGCGACGATTTTGATCAACAGCAGCGACGACGCCAGCGCGGTAGCGGCCAACGCAGCGGACTTTACCAGGCGAGCATAGCGCTGTTCCATTAAGGGATCCCGGTCAAAAGGTGTGGCGCTCAATATAGCGAAATGTCGGATAAAAAAAACCCCGCCATCATGGCGGGGAAGACAGGGATGGTGTCTATGGCAAGGAAAAACAGGGGACTACTCAGTCGTACTTCACTTCTGGGCAGAAGCTTGCTGCAAACCAGAAATTTGTTGCTCCATCTGCTGCATACGCTGCTGATGTTTCTGGTCTAAAACACTTTTTTGCTCTGGCGTCAGCAGGTTATACATTTGGTTGCGCACCCGGGCCATTTCGACCTGGCGCTTGACCTGCTGTTGGGCCATCTTTTCCGCCTGGGCATACACGGCGGCTTCGTCAAATTTCTCTGCGGTCACCAGTTTATGCATGGCTTCCATTTCAGCTACATTGACACCAGGCAGATCGTGCCGGGCCTGGCGCATCAAATCGCGCATTTGCTGGCGCTGCTGTTCGCTGAGGCTGACACCGTCGAACATATGGTGTTGGCCGGGTATTCGGGTCATCGCGTCGTTGCCGGGAGGTTGGGCTGTGTCCGGTATAGTGTCGGCAGCGAAGGCAGCGGTCGAACCAATTGCCAGCAGTGATGCCATAACTAATGCGGTCACCTTACGCATTTCAACTCCTCAAGCTTTCTCACTTTGCGAATCAACGAGGAGCAGTGTACCGCTACACCTGAAAACCTGCGTCAGTGCATGTAAAACTACGTAAAGTCATGGAATGGCAACAGTTGATGACGTATTTTGCGTCTGGAGGTAAATCATAATGAACAAGATTCTGTTAGTTGACGACGACCGCGAGTTGACCTCGCTGTTAAAAGAACTGCTTGAAATGGAAGGTTTTAATATCGTCGTCGCGCACGATGGCGAGCAGGCATTGTCGCTGCTGGACAGCTCCGTCGATCTGCTGCTGCTCGACATCATGATGCCGAAGAAAAACGGCATCGATACGCTGAAAGAACTGCGCCAACATCACCAAACGCCGGTCATCATGCTGACCGCGCGCGGCAGCGAACTGGACCGCGTGCTGGGCCTGGAACTGGGCGCCGATGATTACCTGCCGAAACCCTTCAACGATCGCGAACTGGTCGCGCGCATTCGCGCCATTCTGCGCCGTTCCAACTGGAGCGAACAGCAACAGCAGGTCGACAGCGGCGCCCCGACGCTGGATGTCGATGGCTTGCAGCTGAACCCCGGCCGCCAAGAGGCCAGCTTCGACGGCCAGGTGCTGGATTTGACCGGCACCGAGTTCACCCTGCTTTATCTGCTGGCGCAGCATCTCGGCCAAGTGGTGTCGCGCGAACTGCTAAGCCAGGAAGTACTGGGCAAACGCCTGACCCCGTTCGATCGCGCCATCGATATGCACATCTCCAACCTGCGGCGTAAGCTGCCGGATCGCAAAGACGGGCATCCGTGGTTCAAAACCCTGCGCGGGCGTGGTTATTTGATGGTATCTGCAACATGATCAATAGTTTGACGGCACGCATCTTCGCCATTTTCTGGTTTACGTTAGCCCTGGTGCTAATGCTGGTGCTGATGGTGCCTAAGCTCGACTCCCGCCAAATGACCTCTCTGCTCGACAGCGAGCAGCGGCAGGGGTTGATGCTGGAACAGCACGTCGAGGCCGAGTTGCAAAACGATCCGGCCAACGATCTGATGTGGTGGCGCCGTCTGTTCCGCGCTATCGACAAATGGGCGCCACCGGGCCAACGCCTGCTGCTGGTCACCAGCGAAGGCCGGGTGATCGGCGCTCAGCGCAATGAAATGCAGATCGTCCGTAACTTCATCGGCCAATCCGACAACTCGGATCATCCGAAGAAGAAAAAGTACGGCCGCGTTGAGCTGGTCGGGCCGTTCGCAGTGCGCGACGGCGAAGACAACTACCAGCTGTATCTGATTCGCCCCGCCAACAGCCCGCAATCCGATTTCATCAACCTCATGTTCGACCGGCCGCTGCTGCTGCTGATCGTCACCATGCTGATCAGCGCCCCGCTGCTGCTGTGGCTCGCCTGGAGCTTGGCGAAACCGGCGCGCAAACTTAAGAACGCCGCCGATGACGTGGCGCGCGGCAACCTGAAGCAGCATCCGGAACTGGAGGCCGGCCCGCAGGAGTTCCTGGCCACCGGCGCCAGCTTCAACCAGATGGTCAGCGCGCTGGAGCGCATGATGAACGCGCAGCAGCGGCTGATCTCGGACATCTCGCACGAGCTGCGCACGCCGCTGACTCGCCTGCAGCTGGCCACCGCGCTGATGCGCCGCCGCCACGGCGAAGGCCACGAGCTGGCGCGCATCGAAACCGAAGCGCAGCGGCTGGATTCGATGATCAACGATCTGCTGGCGCTGTCGCGCGGGCAGCAGAAGGGCGAGCTGGCCCGCGAGCAGCTGAAGGCCAACGAGCTGTGGGCCGACGTGCTGGACAACGCCGGTTTCGAAGCGGAGCAGATGGGCAAACAGCTCGAGATCACTGCGCCGCCCGGCCCGTGGACGCTGTTCGGCAACGCGAGCGCGCTGGACAGCGCGTTGGAAAACATCGTACGCAATGCCCTGCGTTATTCGCACACCCGCATCGCCGTGGCGTTCAGCGCCGACAATCAGGGCGTGACCATCCAGGTTGACGACGACGGCCCCGGCGTC
The sequence above is drawn from the Serratia sp. FDAARGOS_506 genome and encodes:
- the cpxP gene encoding cell-envelope stress modulator CpxP is translated as MRKVTALVMASLLAIGSTAAFAADTIPDTAQPPGNDAMTRIPGQHHMFDGVSLSEQQRQQMRDLMRQARHDLPGVNVAEMEAMHKLVTAEKFDEAAVYAQAEKMAQQQVKRQVEMARVRNQMYNLLTPEQKSVLDQKHQQRMQQMEQQISGLQQASAQK
- the cpxR gene encoding envelope stress response regulator transcription factor CpxR — its product is MNKILLVDDDRELTSLLKELLEMEGFNIVVAHDGEQALSLLDSSVDLLLLDIMMPKKNGIDTLKELRQHHQTPVIMLTARGSELDRVLGLELGADDYLPKPFNDRELVARIRAILRRSNWSEQQQQVDSGAPTLDVDGLQLNPGRQEASFDGQVLDLTGTEFTLLYLLAQHLGQVVSRELLSQEVLGKRLTPFDRAIDMHISNLRRKLPDRKDGHPWFKTLRGRGYLMVSAT
- the cpxA gene encoding envelope stress sensor histidine kinase CpxA, which codes for MINSLTARIFAIFWFTLALVLMLVLMVPKLDSRQMTSLLDSEQRQGLMLEQHVEAELQNDPANDLMWWRRLFRAIDKWAPPGQRLLLVTSEGRVIGAQRNEMQIVRNFIGQSDNSDHPKKKKYGRVELVGPFAVRDGEDNYQLYLIRPANSPQSDFINLMFDRPLLLLIVTMLISAPLLLWLAWSLAKPARKLKNAADDVARGNLKQHPELEAGPQEFLATGASFNQMVSALERMMNAQQRLISDISHELRTPLTRLQLATALMRRRHGEGHELARIETEAQRLDSMINDLLALSRGQQKGELAREQLKANELWADVLDNAGFEAEQMGKQLEITAPPGPWTLFGNASALDSALENIVRNALRYSHTRIAVAFSADNQGVTIQVDDDGPGVSAEDREQIFRPFYRTDEARDRESGGTGLGLAIVEAAVNQHRGWVKAEDSPLGGLRLVLWLPLHHQRLSTKTEQ